GATAAATTCATTCACCGTATTTATCTTGAACATGGACAGTGCGGCAGGATTGCAGTCGGTAAAGCCGCTTTTGCCGATGATAATGATGGCATCGGAATTGGCTTCGAACAGGGTCTGGTATTTGAGTTTTTGTTTCTCGATTTCATCGGCCTGGCGGCTCGCGCGTCGGGTAACAAAAACAGCGATGAATAAACCCACGAACCCTGCGGCTGTACCCATCGCAATGACGAAACTTCTTGTCTGGTCATATGTATTGAAAGCGGCCACGGCAGCGTCGGCATTGGCGCGGCGCTGTACGGCCAGCAAATCGTCGAGTGCCGTCAGGATTTTTTTCTGTGCGGGGATAGTGCTCTTCTGTAACAGTGCCAGCGCTTCGGTATTACGTTGATCCAGTGCAAGATTTGCCGTGTAAACACCGAGCGGTTGCGCTATTTTTGCGTATTCGCTAATTTCTAACAGGCGTCTTTGTTCGTCTGCATCCAGGGGGCTCAGATTCAGTGCCTGTAAAGCCTGGCCGAAGCGTACGCTGTTTTCGTGAAATTCATACAATTCGTCATTCTGTTCGAATGGCGTGGTATTCAGCACCAGCGAATGCAGCGTAATAGTGCGGTCGCGGAGTGCGTCACGCATGATGGTGATCAGTTCGGTTTTGTAGTTGTTGACCGTGACGATTTTTTCCAGCTTGGCATTGATCGAGCGCATTTGCGCCAGTCCCAGCAGGGTCAATGCCAACAGCAATACCAGCATGAGACCGAAACCAATCGTGAGACTGAGTTTGAGATTGATCTGTTTCATTTAGCCGGCTTGGTTATTCAGTCGCAGCGACAGCGTCAGGTATGGCGGAGATGGCAGAGATAGGGTTGAGCAGGCGGCGGGCGCCATTGAAACTGTTTGTCCAGTAGGCATCATCCAGATGCGAAATCATCACTACGCCGGTTTTGCTGCTGGCCGCGTGAATAAAGCGATTGTCGCCAAGGTAGATGCCGACGTGAGAAAACGCGTTTTTCATGGTTTTGAAGAACACCAGATCGCCTGGACGCAGATCAGACTTGCTGATTTCGGTACTGATTTTGCTCATGGCCAGCGCGTTGTGCGGCAATTTCAATCCGGCGACTTGGCCAAATACGTATTTGACAAAACCGCTGCAATCCATGCCGGTACTCGGGTTGTCACCGCCCGGTTTGTATACCGCACCCACCAGTCCCATGGCAAATAATGCAAGCTCGGTACGTGTCGGCGTCGTTTTGGTCTGGGCGTCATCAGCCCAGCCTGTCAGACTGGGAAGGGCGAGAGCAAAGATAAGTAACAATTTGATAATACGCATGGTTTGGTAATCTAATCGAATTTTTGCGATTGGTCAAAGAAATATCCAGTCTGGTTCGTCATGTGG
The DNA window shown above is from Sulfuriferula thiophila and carries:
- a CDS encoding C40 family peptidase produces the protein MRIIKLLLIFALALPSLTGWADDAQTKTTPTRTELALFAMGLVGAVYKPGGDNPSTGMDCSGFVKYVFGQVAGLKLPHNALAMSKISTEISKSDLRPGDLVFFKTMKNAFSHVGIYLGDNRFIHAASSKTGVVMISHLDDAYWTNSFNGARRLLNPISAISAIPDAVAATE